Genomic DNA from Niabella ginsenosidivorans:
TCTTGCTAAGGAAGGTGTTTTTTACAATCGTAAACCCGTGCCGGGTACTGTTGCAAGGGGGGAAGATGCTGAGTTTATGTTTACTTTAGCACATGATTCTGCCGGATATGCACAGGCTGCACAGCTTAAAAATCCTTTAGACACAGCAGGGGCTGCTATTGATATGAAAGAGGCTGAACGGTTATATCTCATCAATTGTGGTATCTGTCATGGCGATAAGCTGGATGGTAACGGCCCGTTGTTCAAAGGAGGCGAGGGACCATTTACAGCTGCGCCTAAAAACTTTATGGATGCGGAAATGAAGGCAATGGCAGAAGGCACCATGTTTTATTCAGTTACTTATGGCAAAGGGCAAATGGGTAGCTATGCTTCTCAGCTAAGTCCCAAACAGCGCTGGGAAATTATCGCCTTCATAAAATCCAAGCAGGGGGGCAGCGCACCGGCAGGTGCCGCAAAGACGGATAGTACGGCAGCAAAGCCGGAAACAAAGGTTGATGAAAAGGCGACTGCAAAAAAATAAGGAATAACTAATTCACAGAACTATTAATAAAAGATTCGAATGTCAACTACGGAAAAATTCATACCTACCAAAAAGTATAACACAATAGCGTTTGCGTTAATGATTGTGGGTGTTATTGCTGCTATTTCGTTATATGCAGTAACAGGGGGTGAAGGTAATCATGATAACCGTGCCCGTTTTTGGGCCAGCCTGCTGCAAAACAGCGTTTATTTTTTATTAGTAGTGAACGCAGCCATGTTTTTTATGTGCGCTACTACGTTGGCATGGGGTGGTTGGCAAATTGCTTTTACCCGCGTTACCGAGGCCATTGCTTCCTGCGTTCCGGTAATAGGTATTATTGCAGTGGTAATCCTGTTAGCGCTTTGTTTCGGAGACCATCATACCATTTATCACTGGACAGATGCAGAGCATGTGGCACATGACCCTGCGCTCCAGCATAAAAGTGGTTTTCTAAGTAAAGGTTTTTTTGCAACAGTAACCATATTAACCTATATATTATGGTCGTTCCTGGGCTGGAAAATGAGGCAGATGTCGTTAAAAACAGATGATGGCGAAGTTGTAAGCACCCTTGAAAAAAGAAAGAAGTTTGTATGGAACAATACGGTAATGGCTGCATTATATATTGTAGTATTTGCCTTAACCGTTATGTCTTCCATACCCTGGCTGTGGATCATGAGCATTGATGCCCATTGGTACAGCACCATGTTCAGCTGGTACAACTTTGCAAGCACTTTTGTTGCAGGCCTGTCCCTGATAGCACTTTATGTAGTGTTTCTGAAAAATAACGGGGCATTGCCCATAGTGAATAAGGAACACCTGCACGATCTGGGTAAGTTCATCTTTGCGTTTTCCATTTTCTGGACCTATTTATGGTTTGCCCAGTTTATGCTCATCTGGTATAGTAACCAGCCGGAGGAGACCATTTATTTTATTAACAGGATCGGCAACAATTATCATCCGAGCCCATACGCAGGAGTGTTCTGGATCATGCTGGTCATCAACTTTGTGGCGCCGATATTGATTTTCATGAGCCGTGATTCAAAGAGAAACTATACTATTGTGACCGTTGTATCTATTATTGTTTTGTTTGGTCACTGGCTGGATTATTTCCAGATGGTTTTCCCCGGCGTTTCCCCGGATAAGATGCCGATGATCCTGTTTGATATGGGTATCGGTCTGGGATTTGTGGGTATCATCATGTTTGTAACAGGGAAAACATTGAGCAAATATCCGTTAACGGCAAAAAATCACCCTTTTGTAAAAGAGGCCGTTATTCATCATACGTAATAATCAGGAGGGGAAGTAAGATATTCATAATATAAGTAGTTGAAATAAATATTAGAACAACATCGTATGCAAAACTTTTTAATATTCGCCATTTTGATTTTGGGTTTTATCATCACCTTTCAGATTGCACGGGCAAGTGAATTTGTGTCAGTAATCAGGGGAGAAGAAAAAACCAGGAAGCAGTCTAATAAAATCAATGGGTTTTTACTGCTGGTTTTTTTGGTTGTAGGGCTGTTTGGTGTCTATTGGACACATCATACATTGGGCGACAAAATTTTGAAATTCGGGTCTTCTGCTTCAGATCATGGCCGCCTGGTTGACAATATGATGTTGTATACGTTGATAGCAACCGGTATCGTGTTTTTTGCAACGCAGATATTGTTGTTCTGGTATTCTTTTAAATACCAGGAGTCTGATAAAAGAACGGCCTATTATTTTCCGCATAATAATAAACTGGAGCTGCTTTGGACCGTGGTACCTGCAATTGTGTTAACTATTCTCATAGGATTTGGTTTGGTTTACTGGTACAGGATTACCGGTGCGGCGCCGCAGAATGCCATGCAGGTTGAAATTACTGCCAGCCAGTTTAAGTGGGAATTCCGTTACCCGGGCAAGGATGGGGTTTTTGGTAAGAAATATTATAAATATATTGATGAGGCACATGATAACCCGCTGGGCCAGATCTGGGATGATGAGGCCAACCATGATGATGTTTTCCTGCCCGCAGGGCAGGCATTGCACCTGGTGGTGGGCAAGCCTGTAAAACTGGTCATTGGTTCTAAAGACGTTATACATAGTGTGGGTTTGCCTCATTTCCGTTTAAAGATGGATGCGGTACCGGGCACACCCACCACTTTGTGGTTCACGCCAATAAAAACCACAAAACAGATGCAGGAAGAAACAGGAAATAGTAAATTTGTATATGAAATAGCCTGTGATCAGATGTGTGGGCAGGGGCATACAGGAATGAGGGGTGAGATCGTTGTGGAAACACAGGAAGAATTTGATCAATGGATGGCTTCCCAAAAGCCCAAGTACGCGCAAATGAAGGAAGATCTGGAAGGCGCTGCACCTACTGCCGCGCCGGCAACCGGTGCAGCGGCAAAGGATTCAGCCGCTTCCGGTACAGCAGGAAAAGATTCTGCAAAGGTTACTATTGATGCTGCTGCCGGAAAGAAGGATTCTACAGGTAAATAGTTTTTGATTAAGGGGCAGTTTAAAAAAAATTTATTATGAGCGATACTTTACATATTCAGCATGAGGTTGCAAGCCATGGCCACTCCGGTGAGCCACATGTGCATCATCACAAAGAAACATTTATTTCCAAGTACATTTTCAGCATGGATCATAAAATGATAGCCAAGCAGTTCCTGGTAACAGGGATCATCTGGGCAATTATTGGTGGTTTATTTTCGGTGCTGTTTCGCTTACAATTAGGATTCCCTGACCAGAGCTTTCCCATCCTGGAAACATTTTTCGGGCATTGGGCCGAAGGGGGCAAGATAAAACCGGAATTCTATTACGCCTTAACTACCATGCACGGAACGGTGCTCATCTTCTTTGTGTTAACAGCAGGCCTTAGCGGAACCTTTGCCAACCTCCTCATTCCTTTGCAGGTGGGCGCCAGGGATATGGCCTCTCCGTTTATGAACATGCTTTCCTACTGGATGTTCTTTGCTGCAAGTATCGTAATGATCTCTTCCCTGTTCACTCAAACAGGCCCTGCAGCAGGCGGGTGGACGGTTTATCCTCCGCTTAGCGCATTAGGTCAGGCTTCCCAGGGCTCCAAAAGCGGTATGGATCTGTGGATCATTGCCATGACACTTTTTGTGGCTTCTCAGCTCTTAGGCGGTCTGAATTATATTTCCACTATCTTAAATATGCGCACCAAGGGTATGGCTATGACACGGATGCCGCTCACCATCTGG
This window encodes:
- a CDS encoding cytochrome c oxidase subunit II, which gives rise to MQNFLIFAILILGFIITFQIARASEFVSVIRGEEKTRKQSNKINGFLLLVFLVVGLFGVYWTHHTLGDKILKFGSSASDHGRLVDNMMLYTLIATGIVFFATQILLFWYSFKYQESDKRTAYYFPHNNKLELLWTVVPAIVLTILIGFGLVYWYRITGAAPQNAMQVEITASQFKWEFRYPGKDGVFGKKYYKYIDEAHDNPLGQIWDDEANHDDVFLPAGQALHLVVGKPVKLVIGSKDVIHSVGLPHFRLKMDAVPGTPTTLWFTPIKTTKQMQEETGNSKFVYEIACDQMCGQGHTGMRGEIVVETQEEFDQWMASQKPKYAQMKEDLEGAAPTAAPATGAAAKDSAASGTAGKDSAKVTIDAAAGKKDSTGK
- a CDS encoding quinol:cytochrome C oxidoreductase: MSTTEKFIPTKKYNTIAFALMIVGVIAAISLYAVTGGEGNHDNRARFWASLLQNSVYFLLVVNAAMFFMCATTLAWGGWQIAFTRVTEAIASCVPVIGIIAVVILLALCFGDHHTIYHWTDAEHVAHDPALQHKSGFLSKGFFATVTILTYILWSFLGWKMRQMSLKTDDGEVVSTLEKRKKFVWNNTVMAALYIVVFALTVMSSIPWLWIMSIDAHWYSTMFSWYNFASTFVAGLSLIALYVVFLKNNGALPIVNKEHLHDLGKFIFAFSIFWTYLWFAQFMLIWYSNQPEETIYFINRIGNNYHPSPYAGVFWIMLVINFVAPILIFMSRDSKRNYTIVTVVSIIVLFGHWLDYFQMVFPGVSPDKMPMILFDMGIGLGFVGIIMFVTGKTLSKYPLTAKNHPFVKEAVIHHT
- a CDS encoding c-type cytochrome, giving the protein MKKYLIIGVVAAGMLAGCGAGDKPGYSYMPDMTYSQAVETYASTGDLAKEGVFYNRKPVPGTVARGEDAEFMFTLAHDSAGYAQAAQLKNPLDTAGAAIDMKEAERLYLINCGICHGDKLDGNGPLFKGGEGPFTAAPKNFMDAEMKAMAEGTMFYSVTYGKGQMGSYASQLSPKQRWEIIAFIKSKQGGSAPAGAAKTDSTAAKPETKVDEKATAKK